The following are encoded in a window of Drosophila simulans strain w501 chromosome 3L, Prin_Dsim_3.1, whole genome shotgun sequence genomic DNA:
- the LOC6739141 gene encoding alanine--glyoxylate aminotransferase 2, mitochondrial isoform X2 → MMSKRLLAETMRLPPRSSVRRSSSSSLHSKAAPATIAQLQVEMPDCNHRPVAYEGSSYEQILKTRRNHLTPNLLAHFKRPLVIHAGHMQWLFDHEGRRYLDMFGGIVTVSVGHCHPKVNQALSEQTAKLWHTTNIYMHPKIHEYAERLVAKFPGDLKSVCFVNSGSEANDLAMLMARLHTGNQDILSLRNCYHGMSPYTMGLTAHSTWRFPLPGVNNGLVHVMNPDPYQGIWGGSNCRDSPVQTTRECQCTVGCQAGDAYYNELEETFKYSLPRGKVAAMFAESIQGVGGTVQFPKGYLKRAAALVRANGGLFVADEVQTGFGRTGEHFWGFEGHDYVPDIVTMAKGIGNGFPLAAVVTTPEIAASLGQALHFNTYGGNPMASAVGIAVLDVIEEEQLQRNSLEVGTYFLKGLAELQQRFEIIGDVRGKGLMIGVELVGNREKRTPLATPHVLDIWEKCKDQGVLFGRGGLHGNVLRIKPPMCITLADAKFAMDVLALAITESQPENN, encoded by the exons ATGATGTCCAAGCGTTTGTTAG CTGAGACCATGCGGCTCCCTCCCAGGTCCTCGGTCCGTAGGAGCTCCAGCTCATCGCTGCACTCAAAGGCAGCCCCCGCAACGATAGCCCAGCTGCAGGTAGAGATGCCCGACTGCAACCACCGCCCGGTGGCCTACGAGGGCTCCAGCTACGAGCAGATTCTCAAGACCAGGCGCAACCACCTGACACCGAATCTGCTGGCTCACTTCAAGAGGCCACTTGTGATCCACGCTGGCCACATGCAGTGGCTGTTCGATCACGAGGGCCGGCGCTACCTGGACATGTTTGGCGGAATCGTTACTGTGTCCGTTGGACATTGTCACCC AAAGGTTAACCAGGCGCTCAGCGAGCAGACTGCTAAACTGTGGCACACGACTAACATCTACATGCACCCCAAGATCCACGAGTATGCCGAGCGATTGGTGGCCAAGTTCCCAGGAGACCTCAAGAGCGTGTGCTTCGTGAACTCCGGCTCGGAGGCCAACGATCTTGCTATGCTAATGGCGCGCCTTCACACAGGCAACCAGGATATCCTTTCCTTGCGCAACTGCTACCACGGAATGTCCCCCTACACCATGGGCCTCACGGCACACTCCACCTGGCGCTTTCCGCTGCCGGGGGTGAACAACGGACTTGTGCACGTGATGAACCCCGATCCCTACCAGGGCATTTGGGGCGGCTCAAACTGCCGGGACTCCCCTGTGCAGACCACCCGCGAATGCCAGTGCACCGTGGGCTGCCAGGCCGGCGACGCCTACTATAATGAGCTGGAGGAGACCTTTAAGTATTCCCTGCCGCGCGGCAAGGTGGCTGCTATGTTTGCAGAGTCAATCCAGGGGGTCGGCGGAACGGTCCAGTTCCCAAAAGGGTACCTCAAGCGGGCAGCAGCTCTGGTCAGAGCTAACGGAGGACTCTTTGTGGCCGACGAGGTTCAGACTGGCTTTGGGCGAACCGGTGAGCACTTCTGGGGCTTCGAGGGCCACGACTATGTCCCCGACATAGTCACCATGGCCAAGGGCATTGGGAACGGCTTCCCACTGGCAGCCGTTGTCACCACGCCAGAGATCGCGGCATCCCTGGGCCAGGCCCTGCACTTCAACACCTACGGAGGGAACCCGATGGCCAGTGCCGTAGGCATTGCCGTGCTGGACGTGATCGaggaggagcaactgcagcgcaaCTCCCTGGAAGTGGGCACGTACTTCCTCAAAGGTCTGGCCGAATTGCAGCAGCGCTTCGAGATTATTGGCGACGTGCGGGGAAAAGGCCTGATGATCGGCGTCGAGCTGGTGGGCAATCGTGAAAAGCGTACCCCTCTGGCTACGCCGCACGTCCTGGACATATGGGAGAAGTGCAAGGACCAAGGTGTGCTCTTTGGACGCGGCGGCCTTCATGGAAAT GTTCTGCGCATTAAGCCTCCCATGTGCATCACGCTGGCTGATGCCAAGTTCGCCATGGATGTGCTGGCCCTGGCCATCACGGAATCTCAGCCCGAGAATAACTAA
- the LOC6739141 gene encoding alanine--glyoxylate aminotransferase 2, mitochondrial isoform X1, translating into MMSKRLLAETMRLPPRSSVRRSSSSSLHSKAAPATIAQLQVEMPDCNHRPVAYEGSSYEQILKTRRNHLTPNLLAHFKRPLVIHAGHMQWLFDHEGRRYLDMFGGIVTVSVGHCHPKVNQALSEQTAKLWHTTNIYMHPKIHEYAERLVAKFPGDLKSVCFVNSGSEANDLAMLMARLHTGNQDILSLRNCYHGMSPYTMGLTAHSTWRFPLPGVNNGLVHVMNPDPYQGIWGGSNCRDSPVQTTRECQCTVGCQAGDAYYNELEETFKYSLPRGKVAAMFAESIQGVGGTVQFPKGYLKRAAALVRANGGLFVADEVQTGFGRTGEHFWGFEGHDYVPDIVTMAKGIGNGFPLAAVVTTPEIAASLGQALHFNTYGGNPMASAVGIAVLDVIEEEQLQRNSLEVGTYFLKGLAELQQRFEIIGDVRGKGLMIGVELVGNREKRTPLATPHVLDIWEKCKDQGVLFGRGGLHGNVMSMRPPLCLCAEDVEFALETLEEAFKFHMSKSPRSWRNSTTMM; encoded by the exons ATGATGTCCAAGCGTTTGTTAG CTGAGACCATGCGGCTCCCTCCCAGGTCCTCGGTCCGTAGGAGCTCCAGCTCATCGCTGCACTCAAAGGCAGCCCCCGCAACGATAGCCCAGCTGCAGGTAGAGATGCCCGACTGCAACCACCGCCCGGTGGCCTACGAGGGCTCCAGCTACGAGCAGATTCTCAAGACCAGGCGCAACCACCTGACACCGAATCTGCTGGCTCACTTCAAGAGGCCACTTGTGATCCACGCTGGCCACATGCAGTGGCTGTTCGATCACGAGGGCCGGCGCTACCTGGACATGTTTGGCGGAATCGTTACTGTGTCCGTTGGACATTGTCACCC AAAGGTTAACCAGGCGCTCAGCGAGCAGACTGCTAAACTGTGGCACACGACTAACATCTACATGCACCCCAAGATCCACGAGTATGCCGAGCGATTGGTGGCCAAGTTCCCAGGAGACCTCAAGAGCGTGTGCTTCGTGAACTCCGGCTCGGAGGCCAACGATCTTGCTATGCTAATGGCGCGCCTTCACACAGGCAACCAGGATATCCTTTCCTTGCGCAACTGCTACCACGGAATGTCCCCCTACACCATGGGCCTCACGGCACACTCCACCTGGCGCTTTCCGCTGCCGGGGGTGAACAACGGACTTGTGCACGTGATGAACCCCGATCCCTACCAGGGCATTTGGGGCGGCTCAAACTGCCGGGACTCCCCTGTGCAGACCACCCGCGAATGCCAGTGCACCGTGGGCTGCCAGGCCGGCGACGCCTACTATAATGAGCTGGAGGAGACCTTTAAGTATTCCCTGCCGCGCGGCAAGGTGGCTGCTATGTTTGCAGAGTCAATCCAGGGGGTCGGCGGAACGGTCCAGTTCCCAAAAGGGTACCTCAAGCGGGCAGCAGCTCTGGTCAGAGCTAACGGAGGACTCTTTGTGGCCGACGAGGTTCAGACTGGCTTTGGGCGAACCGGTGAGCACTTCTGGGGCTTCGAGGGCCACGACTATGTCCCCGACATAGTCACCATGGCCAAGGGCATTGGGAACGGCTTCCCACTGGCAGCCGTTGTCACCACGCCAGAGATCGCGGCATCCCTGGGCCAGGCCCTGCACTTCAACACCTACGGAGGGAACCCGATGGCCAGTGCCGTAGGCATTGCCGTGCTGGACGTGATCGaggaggagcaactgcagcgcaaCTCCCTGGAAGTGGGCACGTACTTCCTCAAAGGTCTGGCCGAATTGCAGCAGCGCTTCGAGATTATTGGCGACGTGCGGGGAAAAGGCCTGATGATCGGCGTCGAGCTGGTGGGCAATCGTGAAAAGCGTACCCCTCTGGCTACGCCGCACGTCCTGGACATATGGGAGAAGTGCAAGGACCAAGGTGTGCTCTTTGGACGCGGCGGCCTTCATGGAAAT